In one window of Fictibacillus phosphorivorans DNA:
- a CDS encoding lysophospholipid acyltransferase family protein: protein MMLYSFGKWLCGTYFKGTYKPEIVGAENMPKSGGVLLCSNHIHNYDPPLVGVASPRDVHFMAKAELFSVPVLKHILPKINAFPVKRGMSDKTALKTGMNLLKAGKVVGLFPEGTRSKTGEIGEGLAGAGFFALKSDAHIVPCAIVGEYQKGKKLKVVFGKPIDFTHFREQKASAKEATELIMKHIAQLKKEHE from the coding sequence ATGATGCTTTATTCTTTCGGAAAATGGCTTTGTGGGACATACTTCAAAGGAACATATAAGCCAGAAATCGTTGGAGCAGAAAACATGCCAAAATCAGGTGGCGTACTTCTATGTTCCAATCATATCCACAACTACGATCCACCTCTTGTTGGGGTCGCTTCTCCACGAGACGTACATTTTATGGCGAAAGCCGAGCTCTTTTCCGTACCTGTCTTAAAACATATCCTACCGAAGATCAACGCATTCCCTGTAAAACGTGGGATGAGTGACAAAACGGCATTAAAAACGGGAATGAATCTTTTGAAAGCGGGAAAAGTTGTAGGATTGTTTCCGGAAGGTACTCGCTCAAAAACGGGAGAGATCGGAGAAGGTCTAGCAGGAGCAGGCTTCTTTGCCCTTAAATCTGATGCACATATCGTTCCATGTGCAATCGTTGGAGAATACCAAAAAGGAAAAAAACTGAAAGTCGTATTTGGCAAACCGATCGACTTTACACATTTTCGGGAGCAAAAAGCTTCCGCAAAAGAAGCGACAGAGCTTATAATGAAACATATAGCTCAGTTAAAAAAAGAGCATGAATAA
- the rpsA gene encoding 30S ribosomal protein S1 produces MTDEMSTSLTNASMAEKGEIIKGTVLKVEDKHALVDISAKQDAFLPINEVSSLFIEKVSDVLNEGDQITVKVLSHTEDKLLVSKKAVDTEKSWSELEEKFDSKETFEVVVHDVVKGGLVVDLGVRAFIPASMVESHFVEDFSDYKGKSLSVKIVELDAEKGRVILSHRAVTEEAAVAKKQEILDRLAPGEIIEGKVQRLTDFGAFVDIGGVDGLVHVSQLSHNRVDNPSEVLSEGQTVKVKVLSVDRDNDRISLSIKETQPGPWEEASASIQAGSVIEGTVKRIVTFGAFVEVAPGIEGLVHISELANRHIGNPSEVIKEGQQVSVKVLEVNSQDKRMSLSMKAVQDEKEKANLKENLPKEEKGFSLADMIGDQLKGYK; encoded by the coding sequence ATGACAGACGAAATGAGCACAAGTTTAACAAATGCTTCTATGGCTGAAAAAGGTGAAATCATTAAAGGTACTGTACTAAAAGTGGAAGACAAGCACGCGTTAGTGGATATCAGCGCTAAGCAAGACGCTTTTTTACCGATTAATGAAGTTTCAAGTCTTTTCATTGAAAAGGTAAGTGACGTGTTGAATGAAGGCGATCAGATCACGGTTAAAGTACTTTCTCATACAGAGGACAAGCTTCTTGTTTCAAAGAAAGCCGTGGACACTGAAAAATCATGGAGCGAACTAGAAGAAAAGTTCGATTCTAAAGAAACGTTTGAAGTCGTAGTTCACGATGTAGTAAAAGGTGGACTAGTGGTAGACCTTGGTGTTCGAGCGTTCATTCCAGCTTCTATGGTCGAATCACATTTCGTGGAAGATTTTTCGGATTACAAAGGAAAATCACTTTCTGTGAAAATCGTAGAGCTAGATGCAGAGAAAGGTCGCGTTATCCTATCCCACCGTGCAGTAACAGAAGAAGCAGCGGTAGCTAAGAAACAAGAGATCTTAGATCGTTTAGCACCGGGCGAGATCATTGAAGGTAAAGTACAGCGTTTAACAGACTTTGGTGCTTTTGTAGATATCGGTGGTGTGGATGGATTAGTCCATGTTTCTCAGCTTTCACATAATCGTGTGGATAATCCTTCAGAGGTTCTTAGTGAAGGTCAGACAGTAAAAGTAAAAGTTTTATCTGTTGATCGCGATAATGACAGAATTTCCTTGTCGATCAAAGAAACACAACCAGGACCTTGGGAAGAAGCGAGTGCTTCCATTCAAGCTGGAAGTGTTATTGAAGGTACGGTGAAGCGCATCGTAACGTTCGGTGCATTTGTAGAAGTTGCACCAGGCATCGAAGGCTTAGTTCACATTTCTGAGTTAGCGAACCGCCATATCGGAAATCCGAGTGAGGTTATAAAAGAAGGTCAGCAAGTTTCTGTAAAAGTTCTTGAAGTGAACAGTCAAGATAAGCGTATGAGCTTGAGCATGAAAGCTGTTCAAGATGAAAAGGAAAAAGCGAACCTGAAAGAGAACCTTCCTAAAGAAGAAAAAGGCTTCTCATTAGCTGATATGATTGGTGATCAACTAAAAGGTTATAAATAA
- a CDS encoding DUF5359 family protein produces MKRFERILIQLAVVHFILLVAAQFLLEIPSFKLYTNKSIYYEGVLKNEQQPTLETIDR; encoded by the coding sequence ATGAAACGATTTGAACGAATATTGATCCAGCTTGCAGTAGTTCATTTTATTTTACTAGTTGCTGCACAATTTTTGCTTGAGATTCCTTCCTTTAAATTATATACCAACAAGAGCATCTATTACGAAGGAGTCCTCAAGAACGAACAACAGCCCACTTTGGAAACCATAGACCGTTAA
- a CDS encoding asparaginase, whose translation MKKILLIHTGGTIAMEENKSTGGVNTKETHPLEATLRELSDIAEISVKNYVNLPSPHITPTHMLELAQFITTQTNSEKFDGVVITHGTDTLEETAYVLDLVLQTSIPVIVTGAMRSSNEHGSDGPYNLISSVRVACEEQSLGKGILVVFNDEIHAAKNVTKTHTSNIATFQSPQYGPIGIVTKRGVLFHHTPIRSSFFHVKNFSKNVVLLKAYAGMDGNLIKAATNTADGVVIEALGQGNLPPATVPAIKELISNGIPVVLVSRCFNGIAQDIYSYEGGGKHLKEIGAIFSNGLNGQKARLKLMIALENTSDPEQLQRLFLQ comes from the coding sequence TTGAAAAAGATATTATTAATTCATACTGGCGGCACGATCGCTATGGAAGAAAACAAATCCACAGGCGGCGTAAATACGAAAGAGACACATCCACTCGAGGCAACCCTCAGAGAACTGTCTGACATAGCAGAAATATCGGTGAAAAATTATGTGAATCTCCCATCTCCTCATATTACTCCTACCCATATGCTGGAGTTAGCGCAATTCATTACGACACAAACGAATTCCGAAAAGTTCGATGGAGTCGTCATCACTCACGGAACAGACACACTTGAAGAAACAGCCTATGTATTAGATCTTGTACTGCAAACATCCATCCCCGTGATTGTTACTGGTGCCATGCGATCAAGTAACGAGCACGGTTCAGATGGACCATACAATCTCATCTCATCTGTACGAGTCGCGTGTGAAGAACAATCATTAGGCAAGGGCATTCTTGTTGTATTTAACGATGAGATCCACGCTGCTAAAAATGTAACGAAAACGCACACGAGCAACATCGCGACATTTCAAAGTCCTCAATATGGACCAATCGGTATCGTTACAAAACGAGGAGTACTTTTCCATCACACACCTATTCGTTCAAGCTTCTTTCATGTGAAGAACTTTTCTAAGAACGTCGTTTTACTTAAAGCATATGCAGGCATGGACGGTAATTTGATCAAAGCTGCAACGAACACAGCAGATGGGGTCGTAATCGAAGCATTAGGTCAGGGCAACTTGCCTCCAGCAACCGTACCTGCTATAAAAGAACTCATTTCAAACGGCATCCCTGTTGTACTCGTATCTAGATGTTTTAACGGAATCGCTCAAGACATCTACTCCTATGAAGGTGGAGGAAAGCACTTAAAAGAGATTGGTGCCATTTTCTCGAACGGACTAAACGGACAAAAAGCACGATTAAAACTTATGATCGCCTTAGAAAATACGAGTGACCCCGAACAGTTGCAACGACTTTTTCTGCAATAA
- the plsY gene encoding glycerol-3-phosphate 1-O-acyltransferase PlsY, with protein sequence MMTIVLFVISYLIGSISFSYLLTKVLRNEDIRNHGSGNAGATNTLRVLGKKPAIAVLLLDCFKGILVVSVALWITGSSFIAVLCGLIAVLGHNYPVFYGFKGGKGVATAIGVFAASAFLPSLIAGVIAIITIWVSRFVSLGSIVFLILTPFFMLYQFNLSLEAVLASFVLSFVSIWKHRGNIARIWSGNERKI encoded by the coding sequence ATGATGACGATTGTACTCTTCGTTATTTCTTACTTGATTGGAAGTATTAGTTTCAGTTATTTGCTGACTAAAGTATTGAGAAATGAAGACATAAGAAATCATGGAAGTGGTAACGCCGGTGCTACGAATACGCTAAGAGTGTTAGGGAAAAAACCGGCGATCGCCGTTTTGCTCTTAGACTGCTTTAAAGGGATCTTGGTGGTTTCGGTTGCTTTATGGATCACAGGTTCTTCCTTCATCGCAGTTCTGTGCGGTCTGATCGCCGTACTCGGTCACAACTATCCCGTCTTTTATGGATTTAAAGGCGGGAAAGGCGTGGCTACAGCGATCGGTGTATTTGCTGCTAGTGCATTCTTACCGTCACTAATTGCTGGTGTAATCGCGATCATAACCATTTGGGTATCCAGATTTGTTTCATTAGGTTCTATTGTTTTTTTAATTCTTACTCCGTTTTTCATGTTGTACCAATTTAATCTGTCACTAGAAGCAGTATTAGCAAGCTTTGTTCTTTCATTCGTTTCAATTTGGAAGCATCGTGGAAATATAGCAAGGATCTGGAGTGGGAATGAACGTAAAATTTAA
- the cmk gene encoding (d)CMP kinase: MKKLLSIAIDGPAGAGKSTVAKQVAERLSFIYIDTGAMYRALTYKALLKGADLNDGRELEIVLNDTDIKLVITNGGQAVLLDGKDVSEEIRTSEVTNNVSFVARQQEVRTEMVKRQQLLAESGGVVMDGRDIGTHVMPNAELKIFLIASVEERARRRYEENITKGFEADFELLKSEIALRDKRDSEREVAPLRKAEDAIELDTTSMTIEEVVSSILHYAKERAL; this comes from the coding sequence ATGAAAAAATTATTATCAATCGCCATTGATGGTCCGGCTGGAGCAGGAAAAAGCACGGTAGCCAAGCAAGTAGCTGAACGTCTTTCTTTCATTTACATTGACACGGGTGCCATGTATAGGGCATTAACGTATAAAGCTCTTCTTAAGGGAGCAGATCTTAATGATGGACGAGAACTAGAAATCGTTTTGAACGATACAGATATTAAATTAGTGATCACCAATGGTGGACAAGCTGTTCTTCTTGACGGAAAAGACGTATCCGAAGAGATCAGAACGAGTGAAGTAACGAATAATGTATCTTTCGTAGCAAGACAGCAAGAAGTGCGTACCGAGATGGTAAAAAGACAGCAACTCTTAGCTGAATCTGGCGGAGTGGTCATGGATGGCCGTGATATCGGAACACATGTCATGCCGAACGCAGAACTGAAAATTTTCTTGATCGCTTCTGTAGAAGAACGAGCTCGCAGACGTTATGAAGAAAACATAACAAAAGGGTTTGAAGCGGATTTCGAACTTTTAAAAAGTGAGATTGCACTTAGAGACAAACGCGACAGTGAGAGAGAAGTAGCTCCACTCAGAAAAGCAGAAGATGCTATCGAACTGGACACAACAAGTATGACGATCGAAGAGGTAGTTTCAAGCATTCTTCATTATGCAAAAGAAAGGGCTTTGTAA
- a CDS encoding YpdA family putative bacillithiol disulfide reductase: MLCKNNSVFWSDEKVNIDVCIIGGGPCGLAAALALQNKGISYCVIEKGNVVNTIYQYPTHQTFFSSSEKLEIGNFPFVHEQRKPKRIHALTYYREVVKRNNLHIRTFEKAKSVTKQSDGTFKIETINRKDEKICYDAKFVIIATGYYDNPNQLNIEGENLPHVHHYFNEGHPYYDLDVAVIGGKNSAIDAALELQKAGARPHVFYRGSTYSPSIKPWVLPEFEACVKAGSIQMTFDSCVNKITDDGIYVTQGEDGSETYHPFHAVFAMIGYHPDHSFLSKMGVDIDTETGRPSFSEETMETNVDGLFIAGVIAAGNNANEIFIENGRFHGEVIAETIEKRNKNR; this comes from the coding sequence ATGCTATGTAAGAATAACAGTGTTTTTTGGAGTGATGAAAAAGTGAATATAGACGTTTGTATTATTGGTGGAGGGCCTTGCGGATTGGCTGCAGCTCTTGCACTACAGAACAAAGGGATCTCGTATTGTGTGATCGAAAAGGGAAACGTAGTCAACACCATCTATCAATATCCAACACATCAAACATTTTTTAGCTCGAGTGAAAAACTTGAGATCGGCAACTTTCCTTTCGTTCATGAACAACGAAAGCCAAAAAGAATTCACGCACTTACGTACTATCGTGAAGTGGTCAAAAGGAATAATCTTCATATTCGAACATTCGAAAAGGCTAAATCCGTTACAAAACAAAGTGATGGAACGTTTAAGATTGAAACAATCAACCGGAAAGACGAAAAAATTTGTTATGATGCCAAATTTGTCATTATCGCAACTGGGTATTATGATAACCCCAATCAACTGAACATTGAGGGAGAAAACCTTCCGCATGTTCATCATTATTTTAATGAAGGTCATCCTTATTATGACCTTGATGTAGCGGTGATCGGTGGAAAGAATTCAGCGATCGACGCCGCGTTAGAACTTCAAAAAGCAGGTGCACGTCCACACGTCTTCTATAGAGGCAGCACATATTCACCTAGCATCAAACCATGGGTACTCCCAGAATTTGAAGCATGTGTTAAAGCAGGAAGTATTCAGATGACGTTTGATTCTTGCGTAAACAAGATAACAGACGACGGCATATATGTGACTCAAGGGGAGGATGGATCAGAAACATATCATCCGTTTCATGCAGTGTTTGCTATGATCGGTTATCACCCTGATCATTCGTTTCTATCTAAGATGGGTGTAGACATCGATACAGAAACTGGACGTCCTTCTTTTTCAGAAGAAACGATGGAAACAAACGTTGATGGATTATTTATCGCAGGAGTCATTGCTGCTGGTAACAATGCAAATGAGATATTTATTGAGAATGGAAGGTTTCACGGTGAAGTCATAGCTGAAACGATAGAGAAAAGAAATAAAAACCGATAA
- the prsW gene encoding glutamic-type intramembrane protease PrsW: MLAVISAAVAPAIALLSFFYLKDKYETEPLSLVVKVYIFGVLLVFPIMVIQFGITEEMNVPSFVEAFFVSGTLEEFFKWFLVFYGAYLHEEFNEPYDGIVYATALSLGFASLENIFYLYTFGIEEALVRALLPVSGHALFGVIMGFYLGKGKFSTGRKKKIYLTLSLLLPIVLHGTFNFLLLSSTKYIFFYMFPFMIFLWWFALRKVRIANTALTPYSNPDAKTGI; the protein is encoded by the coding sequence ATGCTAGCTGTAATTTCTGCAGCGGTGGCTCCGGCTATTGCTCTATTATCCTTTTTTTACCTAAAAGATAAATATGAGACCGAACCATTATCATTGGTGGTCAAAGTATATATATTTGGCGTTCTTCTTGTCTTTCCGATCATGGTTATCCAGTTTGGAATTACCGAAGAGATGAACGTTCCTTCCTTTGTTGAAGCTTTTTTTGTCAGTGGCACATTAGAAGAGTTCTTTAAATGGTTCTTGGTGTTCTATGGAGCATATCTACATGAAGAGTTCAACGAACCCTATGATGGAATCGTGTATGCAACCGCACTTTCTTTAGGATTTGCTTCTTTAGAAAACATCTTTTATCTCTATACGTTCGGGATTGAAGAAGCATTAGTTCGTGCGCTTCTGCCTGTAAGTGGTCATGCTTTGTTTGGAGTGATTATGGGCTTCTATTTAGGAAAAGGTAAATTCTCGACAGGTAGAAAGAAGAAGATCTATCTTACTCTTTCACTCCTTTTACCAATTGTACTGCATGGTACGTTTAATTTTTTATTATTATCGAGCACGAAATATATTTTCTTTTATATGTTCCCTTTTATGATCTTCTTATGGTGGTTTGCACTTCGGAAGGTAAGAATTGCTAATACGGCATTAACTCCATATTCAAATCCTGATGCGAAGACCGGAATTTAA
- the der gene encoding ribosome biogenesis GTPase Der: MTKPVLAIVGRPNVGKSTIFNRIAGDRISIVEDMPGVTRDRIYSSAEWLNTEFNLIDTGGIEISDAPFMSQMKEQAELAIEEADVILFLVDGMNGITAADEEVAKMLFRSKKPVVLGVNKIDNPERKELLYEFYSLGMGEPIGVSGTHGIGLGDLLDQVVSHFPETVAEEKEDDTIYFSLIGRPNVGKSSLVNAILGKERVIVSNIAGTTRDAIDSSFEREDQKYVIIDTAGMRKRGKVYETTEKYSVMRAMKAIERSDVVLMVIDAEEGIIEQDKKVAGFAHEAGKAVVIVVNKWDAVEKDDKTMQKFEQKIRDHFLYLSYAPIVFVSALTKQRLHQLYPVINQVAENHSLRVQTNILNEVIMDAVAMNPAPMDNGKRLKINYATQVASKPPTFVIFVNDPELFHFSYKRFLENRIRETFGFVGTPIKIFARKKND; this comes from the coding sequence ATGACGAAACCAGTTTTAGCCATAGTAGGGAGACCGAACGTAGGAAAATCTACTATTTTCAACAGAATTGCCGGAGATCGTATCTCGATCGTAGAAGATATGCCGGGTGTAACGCGTGACCGTATCTATAGCTCTGCTGAGTGGTTGAACACAGAATTTAACTTAATTGACACGGGTGGTATCGAGATCAGTGATGCACCATTTATGAGTCAGATGAAAGAACAAGCAGAACTTGCGATTGAAGAAGCGGATGTTATCCTTTTCCTCGTAGATGGAATGAACGGGATTACAGCTGCTGATGAAGAAGTAGCAAAGATGCTGTTCCGATCAAAAAAACCCGTCGTTTTAGGTGTAAACAAGATCGATAATCCGGAACGTAAAGAGTTGTTATATGAGTTCTACAGTTTAGGAATGGGAGAGCCGATCGGTGTATCAGGTACACATGGTATCGGGCTTGGAGATCTTTTAGATCAAGTAGTAAGCCATTTCCCTGAAACTGTAGCTGAGGAAAAAGAAGACGATACGATCTACTTCTCTTTGATCGGACGACCGAACGTAGGGAAATCTTCTCTTGTGAATGCTATCTTAGGTAAAGAACGAGTTATTGTGAGTAATATTGCAGGAACAACAAGAGATGCGATCGATTCTAGTTTTGAGCGTGAAGATCAGAAGTACGTGATCATCGATACGGCTGGTATGAGAAAGCGCGGAAAAGTCTATGAGACGACTGAGAAATATAGTGTTATGCGTGCGATGAAAGCGATCGAACGTTCTGACGTTGTCCTTATGGTCATCGACGCTGAAGAAGGGATCATCGAACAAGATAAGAAAGTCGCTGGATTTGCACATGAAGCAGGTAAAGCAGTAGTCATCGTAGTAAATAAATGGGATGCTGTTGAAAAAGACGATAAGACGATGCAAAAGTTCGAACAAAAGATTCGTGATCATTTCTTATATCTTTCTTATGCGCCGATCGTTTTCGTATCTGCATTAACGAAGCAGCGTCTTCATCAGTTGTATCCAGTTATCAATCAAGTGGCTGAGAACCATTCACTCCGCGTTCAAACGAACATCTTAAATGAAGTGATCATGGATGCTGTTGCGATGAACCCGGCACCAATGGATAACGGAAAGAGACTGAAGATCAACTATGCGACGCAAGTGGCTTCAAAACCACCAACGTTTGTAATCTTTGTTAATGATCCTGAACTTTTCCACTTCTCTTATAAACGTTTCCTGGAGAACCGTATTCGTGAAACGTTCGGATTTGTTGGGACGCCGATTAAAATTTTTGCTAGAAAGAAAAATGACTAA
- a CDS encoding flagellar brake protein, whose amino-acid sequence MIKVGEPLYLEPLFSDKKDKYRCKVFDVKDDHLYIDYPSNEKTNRTEYFFDGTQFKASFVDKERNVYTFRTELLGRKIENIPVLMITSPKEEEIHKIQRREYVRVETMIDTSVVNQEDAYPPFNSVILDLSAGGMLLSLPVVHSVKNEDRLNCLVVFPMQSGEKLYLELDCTVLRVFNGGAGGRQKASLQFEKITQQNRQHIIRFCFEQQLLKKKKESMTL is encoded by the coding sequence ATGATTAAAGTGGGTGAACCGCTATATTTGGAACCGTTGTTTTCCGACAAAAAAGATAAATATCGTTGCAAAGTGTTTGATGTGAAAGACGATCATCTTTATATTGATTATCCCAGTAACGAGAAAACAAATCGCACAGAATACTTTTTTGATGGAACACAGTTTAAAGCCTCTTTTGTAGATAAAGAGAGGAACGTTTATACGTTTCGAACAGAACTTCTAGGTAGAAAAATCGAAAATATACCAGTATTGATGATTACTTCTCCAAAAGAAGAAGAGATACATAAGATTCAGCGAAGAGAATATGTAAGGGTAGAGACGATGATAGATACGTCTGTTGTTAACCAAGAGGATGCTTATCCACCATTTAACTCTGTTATTCTTGATCTGAGTGCAGGAGGGATGCTTCTATCTCTCCCAGTCGTGCATTCCGTCAAGAACGAGGATCGATTGAACTGTTTAGTCGTTTTTCCTATGCAATCTGGAGAAAAATTATATCTGGAGTTAGATTGTACAGTATTAAGAGTATTCAATGGCGGAGCAGGTGGACGTCAGAAAGCATCCCTTCAATTTGAGAAGATTACACAACAGAATCGTCAACATATTATCCGATTCTGCTTCGAACAGCAGCTCCTTAAGAAGAAAAAAGAGAGCATGACTCTATAG
- the ypeB gene encoding germination protein YpeB, whose product MIRTILIVLLFVAVAGTGYWGYSEHQEKNAVLLQAENNYQRAFHDLNFHMDSLHDKIGETIAMNTRNQLSPALAQVWRLTSEAHNDVGQLPLALLPFNKTEEFLTKMGEFSYRAAVRDLDKNPLSDKEYNTLKELYANSTEIQNELRKTESLAQKNNLRWMDVEMALATNKQPEDNTIIDGFKTVDKSVEGYSDVDFGTEVSNMEKMKDRDLSQLKGKKITKEEAKKIAIDFFQLKKNVKITVESTGKDAKYDAYSLTLYNPDTKGTTYMDLTKKGGYPLYVLYDRNVGKPKISLNEAMLQADDFLKKHMESKMEMVTSDQYDNIGVFTYARLDNGVRIYPETVSVKVALDNGDIMGYEGTDFLLAHVDDRTPTFKISEQEARTNLNPKFQVKETSKALIRNDINEEVYCYEFLGILGNDTFRVFINAENGNEEEVRKLKEAEPSYNDI is encoded by the coding sequence ATGATACGCACAATCCTAATTGTACTGTTGTTCGTTGCTGTAGCAGGAACAGGCTATTGGGGGTACTCGGAACATCAAGAAAAGAATGCAGTACTTCTTCAAGCAGAAAACAACTATCAACGCGCTTTTCATGATTTGAACTTCCATATGGATTCCCTTCATGACAAGATCGGCGAAACGATCGCTATGAATACACGTAATCAACTATCTCCCGCGTTGGCTCAAGTTTGGAGATTAACATCAGAGGCTCATAATGATGTAGGTCAACTGCCTTTAGCGCTATTACCATTTAATAAAACGGAAGAATTTTTAACAAAAATGGGTGAATTCAGTTATCGAGCAGCAGTACGTGATCTAGATAAGAATCCGCTCAGTGATAAAGAATATAATACGTTAAAAGAATTGTATGCAAACTCAACTGAGATTCAAAACGAGTTAAGAAAAACAGAATCACTCGCACAGAAGAACAACTTGCGTTGGATGGATGTCGAGATGGCACTAGCAACAAACAAACAGCCAGAAGACAACACGATCATCGATGGATTCAAGACGGTTGATAAGTCAGTAGAAGGGTATTCAGACGTTGACTTTGGAACTGAAGTATCCAATATGGAGAAAATGAAAGACCGTGATCTTAGCCAGTTAAAAGGTAAAAAGATTACAAAAGAAGAAGCAAAGAAGATTGCGATCGACTTCTTCCAATTAAAGAAAAACGTGAAGATCACGGTCGAAAGCACAGGTAAAGATGCTAAATATGACGCTTATTCATTAACGTTATATAACCCTGATACAAAGGGTACAACTTACATGGATCTTACGAAAAAAGGTGGATATCCACTGTATGTCCTCTACGATCGTAACGTTGGAAAACCGAAAATCTCACTGAATGAAGCGATGCTTCAAGCTGATGACTTCTTAAAGAAGCACATGGAAAGCAAAATGGAGATGGTAACGAGTGATCAATACGATAATATCGGTGTGTTCACTTATGCTCGACTCGACAACGGTGTAAGAATCTATCCTGAGACGGTATCTGTTAAAGTAGCCTTAGATAACGGAGACATCATGGGTTATGAAGGCACAGACTTCTTACTTGCACATGTGGATGATAGAACGCCTACGTTCAAGATCTCAGAACAAGAAGCAAGAACAAATCTTAATCCTAAGTTCCAAGTAAAAGAAACAAGCAAAGCGTTGATTCGAAACGATATTAACGAAGAAGTGTATTGCTACGAATTCTTAGGAATTCTAGGTAATGATACATTCCGCGTATTTATTAACGCAGAGAACGGAAACGAAGAAGAAGTAAGAAAGCTTAAAGAAGCAGAGCCATCTTACAACGATATCTAA
- the sleB gene encoding spore cortex-lytic enzyme → MKRNSAYIKGVFFAIALCFGLLAGFGQNNAQAFSNQVVQVGATGEDVVELQSRLQYLGFYTGNIDGVFGWRTYWALRNFQYEFGLPIDGLAGGTTKNKLAKASKYDKAWVNKQIDTGKKFSYYGGEKKSAKSGAAKGGTAKSGTPKAGTAKGAAKPKAKPAQVKPAKNIPNGYSQNDVNLMANAVYGEARGEPYIGQVAVAAVIINRVNSASFPNTVSGVIFEPGAFTAVADGQIYLTPNAQAKKAVMDALNGWDPTGEAEYYFNPDTATSGWIWTRPQIKKIGKHIFCN, encoded by the coding sequence ATGAAAAGAAATTCAGCTTACATAAAGGGAGTATTTTTTGCGATCGCCCTTTGTTTTGGGCTTTTAGCTGGATTTGGTCAGAACAATGCACAAGCATTTTCAAACCAAGTCGTTCAAGTGGGAGCTACGGGTGAAGATGTAGTTGAACTTCAGTCGAGGCTTCAATATCTAGGTTTTTACACGGGGAACATCGATGGTGTTTTTGGATGGAGAACATATTGGGCATTACGAAACTTCCAATATGAGTTTGGTCTACCGATTGATGGATTAGCAGGTGGAACAACAAAGAACAAGTTAGCAAAAGCTTCTAAGTACGATAAAGCTTGGGTAAATAAGCAGATCGATACTGGCAAGAAGTTCTCTTATTATGGCGGTGAGAAGAAAAGCGCAAAGAGTGGAGCGGCTAAAGGCGGCACTGCAAAAAGTGGCACGCCAAAAGCTGGTACTGCAAAAGGAGCAGCAAAACCTAAAGCAAAGCCTGCTCAAGTTAAACCGGCAAAGAACATTCCTAATGGTTATTCGCAGAACGATGTTAATTTGATGGCTAATGCTGTATATGGTGAAGCTCGTGGTGAGCCTTATATCGGTCAAGTCGCGGTAGCAGCAGTAATCATCAACCGCGTGAATAGTGCTTCATTTCCTAACACCGTTTCTGGTGTGATCTTCGAACCAGGAGCATTTACAGCAGTTGCTGATGGTCAGATCTATCTGACACCAAATGCACAAGCGAAAAAAGCGGTAATGGATGCATTAAACGGTTGGGATCCAACAGGTGAGGCTGAATATTATTTTAACCCTGATACAGCTACATCAGGCTGGATATGGACTCGTCCTCAAATCAAAAAAATCGGAAAGCACATTTTCTGTAACTAA